One window of the Pseudomonas lurida genome contains the following:
- the lepA gene encoding translation elongation factor 4, whose product MSDLSHIRNFSIIAHIDHGKSTLADRFIQMCGGLAEREMEAQVLDSMDLERERGITIKAHSVTLYYKAKDGITYQLNFIDTPGHVDFTYEVSRSLAACEGALLVVDAGQGVEAQSVANCYTAIEQGLEVMPVLNKIDLPQAEPERVKEEIEKIIGIDATDAVTCSAKTGLGVDEVLERLVHTIPAPTGNYEDPLQALIIDSWFDNYLGVVSLVRVRHGRVKKGDKILVKSTGKIHLVDSVGVFNPKHTATVDLKAGEVGFIIAGIKDIHGAPVGDTLTLSSTPDVDVLPGFKRIQPQVYAGLFPVSSDDFEDFREALQKLTLNDSSLQYTPESSDALGFGFRCGFLGMLHMEIIQERLEREYDLDLITTAPTVIFELLLKTGETIYVDNPSKLPDLSAIEDMREPIVRANILVPQEHLGNVITLCIEKRGVQRDMLFLGTQVQVTYDMPMNEVVLDFFDRLKSTSRGYASLDYHFDRYQSANLVKLDVLINGDKVDALALIVHKDNAHYKGRQLTEKMKELIPRQMFDVAIQAAIGGQIIARTSVKALRKNVLAKCYGGDVSRKRKLLEKQKAGKKRMKQVGNVEVPQEAFLAVLRLDS is encoded by the coding sequence GTGAGTGATTTGAGTCATATCCGCAATTTCTCCATCATCGCCCACATTGACCATGGCAAGTCGACGCTGGCCGATCGATTTATCCAGATGTGCGGCGGCCTTGCCGAGCGTGAAATGGAAGCCCAGGTACTGGACTCCATGGACCTCGAACGCGAGCGCGGGATCACCATCAAGGCCCACAGCGTTACTCTGTATTACAAGGCCAAAGACGGTATCACCTACCAGCTGAACTTCATTGACACCCCGGGCCACGTCGACTTCACGTACGAAGTCAGCCGTTCGCTGGCGGCCTGTGAAGGTGCCTTGCTGGTGGTGGACGCCGGCCAGGGCGTGGAAGCGCAGTCGGTAGCCAACTGCTACACCGCGATCGAGCAGGGCCTGGAAGTCATGCCCGTGCTCAACAAGATCGACCTGCCCCAGGCCGAGCCCGAGCGCGTCAAGGAAGAGATCGAGAAGATCATCGGCATCGACGCCACCGACGCCGTCACCTGCAGCGCCAAGACGGGCCTGGGTGTCGACGAAGTGCTCGAGCGCCTGGTGCACACCATTCCCGCCCCGACCGGCAACTACGAGGATCCGCTGCAAGCGTTGATCATCGATTCCTGGTTCGACAACTACCTGGGCGTTGTCTCCCTGGTACGCGTGCGCCATGGCCGCGTGAAGAAGGGTGACAAGATCCTGGTCAAGTCCACCGGCAAGATCCACCTCGTGGACAGCGTTGGTGTATTCAACCCCAAGCACACCGCTACCGTTGATCTGAAAGCCGGTGAAGTAGGCTTCATCATCGCGGGTATCAAGGACATCCATGGTGCCCCTGTGGGTGACACCCTGACCTTGAGTTCCACGCCGGATGTCGACGTGCTGCCAGGCTTCAAGCGTATCCAGCCGCAGGTCTACGCCGGCCTGTTCCCGGTCAGTTCCGATGACTTCGAAGACTTCCGCGAAGCCCTGCAGAAGCTCACCCTCAACGACTCGTCGTTGCAGTACACCCCGGAAAGCTCCGACGCCCTTGGCTTCGGCTTCCGTTGCGGGTTCCTGGGCATGCTGCACATGGAAATCATCCAGGAGCGCCTGGAGCGCGAGTACGACCTGGACCTGATCACCACCGCGCCGACGGTTATTTTCGAGTTGTTGCTGAAAACCGGTGAAACGATTTACGTCGACAACCCGTCCAAGCTCCCGGATCTGTCGGCCATCGAAGACATGCGCGAGCCTATCGTGCGGGCCAATATCCTGGTACCGCAGGAGCACCTGGGCAACGTCATTACCCTGTGTATCGAAAAGCGTGGCGTACAGCGCGACATGCTGTTCCTCGGCACCCAGGTCCAAGTGACCTACGACATGCCGATGAACGAAGTGGTGCTGGACTTCTTCGACCGCCTCAAATCCACCAGCCGCGGCTATGCTTCGCTGGATTACCATTTCGATCGTTACCAATCGGCTAATCTGGTGAAACTGGATGTGTTGATCAACGGCGACAAGGTCGATGCCCTGGCACTGATCGTGCACAAGGACAACGCGCACTACAAAGGTCGCCAGTTGACCGAGAAGATGAAAGAACTGATTCCGCGCCAGATGTTCGATGTCGCGATCCAGGCCGCCATTGGCGGGCAGATCATTGCGCGGACTTCCGTCAAGGCTCTCAGAAAGAACGTACTGGCCAAATGCTACGGCGGTGACGTAAGCCGTAAGCGCAAGCTGCTTGAGAAGCAAAAGGCCGGTAAAAAACGCATGAAGCAAGTAGGTAACGTGGAAGTTCCACAAGAAGCCTTCCTTGCGGTGCTCAGGTTGGATAGTTAG
- the lptG gene encoding LPS export ABC transporter permease LptG yields the protein MAKLDRYIGSSVLIAILAVLGIILGLASLFAFIDEVGNVSDTYTVWDVLSYVALTAPRRLYDMMPMAALIGCLIGLGSLASNSELTIMRAAGVSIGRIVWAVMKPMLLLMACSVLIGEYVAPPAETTAQANRALAQGSGDAQSSKHGLWHRQGDEFIHINAVQPGGLLIGVTRYTFDKERHLLASSFAKRAQYSDEKWQLSDVTTTHFRNIGQGTKASTEVINTPSEEWDIALKPQLLNTVVMIPESLPISGLWGYIHYLKDQGLNNGRYWLAFWVKVLQPVVTAALVLMAISFIFGPLRSVTLGQRVFTGVLVGFTFRIAQDLLGPSSLVFGFSPLFAVLVPTAICALAGFWLLRRAG from the coding sequence GTGGCTAAGCTCGATCGCTACATTGGTAGCAGCGTACTGATCGCCATCCTGGCGGTACTGGGCATCATCCTGGGCTTGGCGTCGTTGTTCGCCTTCATCGACGAAGTGGGCAACGTCAGCGACACCTACACCGTGTGGGACGTGCTCAGCTACGTGGCCCTCACCGCGCCGCGCCGCCTCTACGACATGATGCCGATGGCTGCGCTGATCGGCTGCCTGATCGGCCTGGGCAGCCTGGCCAGCAACAGCGAACTGACCATCATGCGCGCCGCAGGCGTGTCGATTGGCCGTATCGTCTGGGCGGTCATGAAGCCTATGTTGCTGCTGATGGCGTGTAGCGTGCTGATCGGCGAATACGTGGCACCGCCCGCCGAAACCACCGCCCAGGCCAATCGGGCCCTGGCGCAGGGTTCCGGTGATGCGCAGAGTTCCAAGCACGGCCTGTGGCACCGCCAGGGCGATGAATTCATCCACATCAACGCCGTGCAGCCAGGCGGCCTGTTGATTGGCGTGACCCGCTACACCTTCGACAAAGAACGGCACTTGCTGGCGTCGAGCTTCGCCAAACGTGCGCAGTACAGTGACGAAAAATGGCAACTGAGCGACGTCACCACCACCCACTTCCGCAATATCGGCCAAGGCACCAAGGCCAGCACCGAAGTGATCAATACGCCGAGCGAAGAGTGGGATATCGCCCTCAAGCCACAATTGCTGAATACCGTAGTGATGATCCCGGAAAGCCTGCCGATCTCCGGCCTTTGGGGGTATATCCACTACCTCAAGGACCAGGGCCTGAATAATGGCCGTTACTGGCTGGCATTCTGGGTCAAGGTGTTGCAACCGGTGGTGACTGCCGCGCTGGTGTTGATGGCCATTTCGTTCATCTTCGGTCCGTTGCGCTCGGTTACCCTCGGCCAGCGGGTATTTACCGGGGTACTGGTGGGCTTCACCTTCCGTATTGCCCAGGATCTGCTTGGCCCCTCTAGCCTGGTATTCGGCTTCTCGCCGCTGTTTGCGGTGCTGGTGCCCACGGCCATTTGTGCCCTGGCCGGCTTCTGGTTACTGCGCCGGGCCGGTTGA